In Clostridiales bacterium, the genomic stretch TCAGACTCGTCGACGTAAAATTAAGCACGAACGCTAACGTAACTAATAAAACCGCGGGCGGGCTTTCTTATCTTTTGAATACCTACACGGATGGGAACGGTTCAAAGCTCGTTAAAATTCCGCGTGAGGTCAATGGAGAGGTCGTAAGCAACTACGTGTTCTGCCAAAAGACGAATACGACGGGTGCAAAAACTTCTTTCCTTGCTTCGAGTTATGATAATAGCAGCAGTGCCGCTGTTGATCCCCCCAATCAAAACGTTTCCACCGGTTTCGGTGTTACGTGCACGAATGGCAATTGGTATCTCGTAGGCTATGAAGGCGACGGCACCAATAACGACGAGAGCTACGACGTAAGCAAGCCCATGAACTTCCCGACGCTCGACGAACTTAGAACTGCAACGGGCGACTCGTCGATAACAAAATACGATATAAACAATTACGCGTTCTACATGATCCACGCACAGAACGTTAAAATTCCCGATTTCGTTGAAATAGTCGGAAACAACGCGTTCAACACTTCTGCAATGCAGGTTGCCGATTTGTCGGGTGCGAGTAAACTGATTACTGCCGGCTATTTTGGTTTTGCCAACAACACAGGCGTTGTCGTTTATCTCCCCGATAGGGTAAATAACAATAAGCACAATACCGACGACGTTATTTGGATGGGTAGGGGTTGCGTCAACGGCGTGCCGTCGCTTATCGTTATGCCCAACTACAAGTCCTACGACGCGCTCAGGCAATCGATGCATTCGTATTTGGGTTCGTTCGTCGACGTGCTTACTTATTACGTGCCTATCGAGCTTCACTATACGGGTGCGGACGGCGGCGTAGAGACCGAATACAGATTGTGGAATAAAACGTACACTTACGTCGAGCAGGAAGGTAGCCGTTTGTGGGAATACAACACGGCAAAGACCATTCCCGTGCAAAAGGGATATTCCTCGTCGGTGTGGTACAGCGCGTATAACGCTCAAACAGGCGTATATTCGGGCAAAGTGACCGAGTCGGGACTTAACACATTGCTCAGCAATAGCGTACCGTCCAACTACACCATACATTTGTATGCGCATACCGAAAACAAGCCGAACGGCAGTTCGCCCGACGACGACAGCGTTATCGAAACGACCCCGTATATGTTCGACAGCGACGAGTCCTACGGTTTGACGGTAAGCGAGATAAACAGGCTGCTTGCCGCGCACGCGGGCAGCGGCGTTAGTATGACCGACAAGATGAGCGCGGAAATAACTTTCTACGCCAATGCTGCGGGCGTGCCGTTCTCGACCGATCTCCCGAGCACGATACGCAATGCAGGCACTTACGAGCTGACTATTCAGCTTAACCCCGCATACGGCGCGTGGGAAAAGCCCGCCGTCATTACGGTGATGATCGCGCAGCAGGAGATAGTTCTTTCTGACTACGATAATCACAAGTTCCAGCTTACGAGCGGCGTCAACCTGCGCGACGGCAGGCTTTGGCTGGACGCCGACAAAACTCCGCACCAAGAGCAGTTCGACAAGACCGATCCCTCGATCGTGCGCACGCCTATCGACGTAGAAAACGCCTACGTGCGCTACAACAACGCCGAGCAGAAGATCGAGCTTGTAAACGTTCTCGAAGAAAACGGCGTGCCCGTTTTCAACGTGATAAGTAACGATACGGAAACCACTGCCGAGCGCAAGGCGTACACAACCACGTTTTCGCTTAGCCTTACTTATGACGGTAAAGACGGCACGCACTACGATTTCTCCAATAACTACTGTTTTGTAAGCAACAGGGATAACGAGGACGATCCCGACTTAAATAGGCGGGGCGTTGCGCTGTTCCCTGCGGGCAGCTCGGCTTTTATCACCAAGGTGTGGTATATCGTCGACGTGGATAACTACTTCGCGATGCCTTTATCAGAGGGGCAGGCGTTGCCCGATTCGTACGAAGTGGCTTCCTGGGTATACGGGTTGGGTAATACCGTTTTGCCGAAAGTATTATACGGCGCGGCGGAAAATATCTCGTTCACGCTCAGGTACACCAACGCCGAGTACGGTAAGGACGGTATTGCGGTAACGCCCGTCGACGGCACGTATACGGACGATAAGAGCACGTTGTCCAAGGCGTTGGTTCACGAAAGCTATTCAGAGTTCGCCGATTATATCAATGCTTCCATGCCCGTCGGCAGATACGAGCTTGTGCTGTTCTTCCCGGACGTGTATACGCACAACGTGGACGGCAGCTGCGTGTACGACGAGCCATCCGGCGACGATATAAGCAATTACACCAAGCACGACGAGATCTATACGGTATACTATTTCGACGTGACGACGGCGCCGCTTAGCGACAGCCGAGTAACCGAAAAGGTGGAAGCGATCAAATCGGGCTTGACCGAAACCGAGATCACGTTTGAGTACGACGGGGAAAGCAAGTTCCTTGACCAAACGAACACCACGCTTGTGACCGCGCTTACCGATCTTAACGTTACTAAGACGCGCGCGGGCGAGTGGGCAAAGTCGGTTTACGACGATTGCTTCGGCGGGTTCGGTATCACGTACAATCTCGAAAAGGCGCAAAACAATTACTACGCCGCCGCGGATAAGTGCGACGTTACGCCCGTCGATCCCGGACGGTATATCGTTTATTATCAGCTGAGCGCCAAGAACTGGCAGTCGCTCGTCAACCCCAATTCCGACGACGCGGGCAGTGCGAACTACCGCAGGAATTATTACTTTAACGTAATAATCGAAAAGAGCGTAGAAGTCCCGACGGTCGCTTCCGTAACGTATACGGGTAATAGCGTGTCGCCGCTCATTACTTACCACGACAACTCCGTCGCATTGTCCGTCGTTTGGGACGCCGACGACGATTACGTAGAGGGCGGTGCTCACTACGTTACGTTCCGTCTTGCCGATTATCCCTATTATTATTGGGCGCAAGACGATAACGCAAATATCCAAATAACAAACGCCGAAGCACGGGTCAAGTTTATTATCAGCGCGATCGCCAACGACTGGGCGTTACAGCCCGTTATAAATGGTTGGACGTACGGCTCCGCCGAAAATGTCATCGCCGCCAAGTCCTACTACGGCAATAGCGAAATTAAGTTTACCTACTATAAAGGAATCCCCGACGGCACGCTGGGCGAATACACCGTTCCCGCGGGTGCAACGGGCTACGCTACGTTCGAAGCGTTGAAGAACGCCAATAAGACAGATGGCAAGCTCAACGCGGATAATTATTACGTTTTGGCGAAGGTTGCGGGGACTTCCGATTATACCGAGCTTTCGTTTGTTTGCACGTTTGCGGTCGCAAAGAATACAAAGTCCGCGCCCGTGCTTGCCGAAGCCACATACAACGGCGGCGCGCAAAAGGTTTGCTTATCGGGTACTGCGGTCGAGCTTGCGGATACCGATGATTATACCGTCAGCTACGCGAGCGATATAAAATACGCAGGACAGTACGACGTTACGTTTACGCTTAAAGACAAAATAAATTATAAGTGGAGCGGTGCGGCAGCAGACGACGGCGTATATACCGCCAAGTTTATCGTCAAGTCCGCGCAAAACGGCTGGGTGCAGTCGCCGAGCGTTATAAGCTGGCAGTGGAACCAATACGACAGGGCGGTCAATCTTTTCTCCGCCGTGCCCGCTTACTTCCAAAAGTCGAGCGGCGTAACTGTCGCGCAGCAAGCCGTTACTTGGTTTATTTACTCCGACGCGAACGGTCAAAACTTAGTCAACAAAACCTATACCGATACAGAGAGCAATACTTCCTATAACCTTAAAGACGGGTTTACGCTCGTTGCCGAGAACGGGAAGTGGGTCGTGCCCGCGTGGGTCGAACAGCTTCTGAACGAGTTGGATGCGCAGACCTGGTATCTTCGTGCGGTCGTCGAGGGCGGCTATGACGAAAACAATACCGCCGATACGCGCATGAATTATGACTTCGGCGGCTTGGGCGGCGCGGACACTACGCCCGTTCCGTTCGTTATTATCGTCGCGGCGAACTCTTGGGAAAAATCGTCCAACGTGTACGGCTGGTCGTACGGCGATTATAAAAACGGCACGAGCATAACGCTCGCCGAGCCGCGCTACGGCAACAAGGCGGACGGCAGCGCCGTGACCTATTATATCAGGAATAATACGAGCGATACCGTTCTTTTCAGCTTCAATCTGGATGCGGACGGGTTAGTAAAGCAAGCAGATCTCACGAAATTGAACAACCTTTCGGCAGGCAACTACCGCGTAACGGTTTACGTTGCCGCAGCCGCAAATAAATACGGCGCGCTGAGCGTAAGCTATCCGTTCGTTATCGACAAAGCGGCGAACGCCGTTTCGGCGCAGATCACGGGCTGGAAGTACGGCGAGTATGCCGATAGCAAGGTAGCTATAAGCTATAACGGCGAGAGCGCCAAGTTCACGCTATTTAATTCGAACAGCGTAAAAGAGGGCGAGTACGCTACCGTAGCCGATTTAAAGGCTAAGCTTGCTTCGCTCGATTCGGGTACGTACAGCGTAGAGATTTCGGTCACGGGCGGCGCGAACTACGTAAGCACTACAACGCCTGTCACCGTCGTGTTCAAGATCGAGGGCGGCGTGAACAGCTTTGTAAACGGCACGCCTATTATCAAAGTCGGCGGTAATTCCGTTACGTCGTTCGGCTATACGGGAAATACCGACGGCGTTTCGCTCGACCATACAGTGACTCACGGTAACGACTCCGCAGCGTTTACGGTGTGGTATTACAAGGCTAATTTGGTCGGCGGCGTGTACGTTAAATCCGATACTCCGCTTGCGGCTTCGGGTATGCCCACAGCCGTCGGCGCGTATTATGTAGTGGTAAAATGCTCGGGCGTAACAAACTACGAGGATTTGGAAGGCGAGCTGTTCTTCGAGATAACAAAGGTCGATAACGTCTGGACGGAAAACGGCGCGCCTGCGGTAGGCGGCGGGCTTATTTACGGCGATAACGGTTCGTTTACGTGGACGGCGCCGAGCTCCGTACTCGGCGGCGAAACGGTCGTAACTATCGACGGCACTGCGGTCGATAAAGACTCCGTTTTGTCCAAGCTTCAAGCGCTCGGCGCGGGCAATCACACCGTCGAGGTAGAAGTCAAGGGCACGGCTAACTTTAACGCGCTTATAAAGACTATTAACTTTACCGTCAACAAGGCGGATAACGTTTGGGTAAAAGCACCCGAGATCGTAACAGCAGACGGCAAAAACGGCTGGGCATGGGGCGCGTATAAGCCCGATACTATAAAGACCGCTTTTACCGTTTATGACGCTCGGTTCGAGAACGCGGAGGTTTCGTACGTTATAAGCAGCACCGGCGGTGACGCATATTCGCTCACAAGCCTTGCGAGCGCGAACGTAGGCAATTACACGCTGACCGTGACAGCCAAGGAAACTAACAACTATAAGTCGTTGACGGCTACCGTCGATTTCCAAATATTTAAGGCTTCCAACGATTGGGTAAGTATCCCGTCCAAGACCAAAACGTATTCGTGGGACTACGGCGATACGATTGATGTCGAAACCAAGTTCGGCGCGGTCGCTGCCAAGTACGGCGTGGTTGCGGTATCGTACCGCAAGTCCGGAAGCGCCGTCGTTTACAACGATTTACCTACGGCGGTCGGCAATTACGAAATCGTTTACAAAGTAGTCGGAACAACCAACTACGACGGAATTATCGAGAGCGTTCCTTTCGAGATAAAGGGCACCAAGCTCACGGCATGGACGGTCGGCTACGGCGTTTCGTCCTATTGGGCATGGAACGGCTACGACAAAAACACCAACGTGTTTAAGGGCGTTCCCGCAAGTGGTGGCAAGGTTGAGTATGCGGTATACGACGCAGATAACAAAACCGAGCTTATCGGTAAATTCAAGCTCGACGAAAACGGCTTTGTGTCCGACGCTATCGAAACCAAGCTCAAAGCACTTGAAGCGGGCAAGTACACGCTCCGCGTATACGTAAGCGAAAAAGAGGGCTACGGTGCGTTTGAGGAGAAAACCGAAATAGAGGTCGCGCTTGCCGAAAATTCGTGGACGGTTTCGCCCACGGTAGTGCCGTGGGTAGTCGGCGCGTGGTCGGCGGGCGACGGCAGTACGGGCTCGGTCGGCAACGTTCCGCAGGCCATGGCTAAGTACGGCGACGTGGAAATAGTGATCAAAAAGATCAACACCGACGGTACGCTCAGCGAGCCATACTACAAAGCGACGCACAAGCAGGATGGTTCTGTCAAAGAGGATATCAATCTTTTCGACGGCTCGACCGACTTGAACTTTGCGGGCGCGTACCGACTCATAGCTACGGTCGCGACTGTCGACGGCAAGTATGCCGGCAAGGACGGCGCGCTGTTTACCGAATCGGTAGAGTTCCAGGTGTTCGCGTCGAGCGTGGATATTCCCGCCAACTATTGGCGCACGCTTCCCGCTATCGATAACTGGACGGCGGGTGACAAGGCGAGCGTGCCGCAGGGTGCGCCTCTTCGCGACGATAAAGCCAATCCCACGCTGTCGTTCACGTATTTCTCGCTTAAATACGACGCTACGGCGCGTAAGTGGGTAGTCGACAAACAAGTCGCGCTCGATAAGATCACGGAAGCGGGGCGGTACAGAATGGTCGTAGAGGTTTATCCAGAGCAGACCACGCACCGCGACCACCTGCGCGCCGAGATCGATTTCAATGTGGATCAGCGCGTAAACAATTGGACGGTATCGCCGTCGATCGCCGATTTCTTCTTGTCAGACGGACCTTCCGCTCCGTTGTACGAAACGGTCGAGAAAAGCGAAGTAACTGTTTTGTACAAGCGCAAGGACGCGGCGAACAGTACGGCTGTTGCCGAAATGCCGAACGAGCCGGGCGAGTATACAATGGTTGTGACCGCCAAGGCGGCGCACTGCGAAGACCTCTATGCCGAGTACGACTTTAAGGTGCTTGTATCCACTAACGAGTGGTTGGAGCTTCCCACGATAGAGAACTATTCCGAGGAGTTTGGACCCGTCGCGCCCGTCGGCGCATCCAAGTACGGCGAAATCGTTTACACTTGGTACACTGCGGACGGCACGCCTTTGGACGAATGCCCGACCAAAGAGGGCGAGTATATAATGGTCGCTACCGTCGAGCTGTACGGCTTCGAAACGCTCACCGCCGAATATGCGTTCACTGTAACGCCCGCGTTCGATAAGACTTTCGTTATAATCGATATCGTGCTCGGCGTGATCGCGTTTATCGGGATCATCGTACTTATAGTAATAGGCGTCAAGAAAAAACGCTTGCTTCGATAGACCCTAAATTTAATTTGTTAATACCCCTTTAAGGAGAACTAATATGGATAACAAGACGATACTCATAACGCTTATGGCGCTGCTCCTCGCGTTGATCTTGGTAATAACCGTTACGGCTATTATCTTCGTCACCGTGCTCAAAAAGCGCAAGCCCGTGGTCAAGGTCGTAATACCGCCGCAGGATGCGAGTGCGACGGCGACCGAGCTTATTCCCGATTTTCAGTCGGTGGCTCAGTCCGGCATCGAGAGCTCCAAAACCTCGCAGCAGTCGATCGGCTCGATGAACGCGTGGGACCTTGCGCTCGGCGCTCCCAATACGTGGCAGCTCGCGCTCGACGAAGCGCATGTCATCTCGCATCCGGAAGAGGTCAAGGACGATTTTCCCAAGACCGTCGACGGCTATACGATCGAGGAGCGCACGGAAGATAGGGAAGTCGACGAGGTGGAAATACCCGATAAGATCGAAGATGTCGAAGCCGAAGAGGTAGAACTTAAAATGCCCAAGGACCGTATGGCGCTTAAGTACGACTATACGTTCGAGGGTAAGCTTATCCAGTCAGACGACGACGTAAAGGACCGTTATAACGAGATAAAGAATCATTTCTTCTCGTATGCCAAGGTTAAGTCGCTCAAAGCAAAGGCGCACGAAAAGTTCCGTATCGGCAGGGAAACGGTGGCGCAGTTCAGGCTTCGCGGTAAAACGCTGTGCCTGTATCTTGCCGTCGATCCCGCTAAGTACGTCGATACCAAGTACGGCGTTAAGGACGCGTCCGAGGTAGCGTCGCTTGCCGCCACGCCCGCAATGATGCGTTTAACGAGCTCGCGGCGCGTTTTGCAGGCGAAACAGCTTATAGACGCTATGATGGAAGAGCGCGGCGTAGCGCACGTAGAGCACGCACGCGAGGACTTCCGCGTAGCGTACAAGAGCAGCGAGGAGCTGGCTAAGCGCGGGCTTGCTAAGCTCGTTAAGGTCAAGGTCCGCGAGTTCAAGAGCTTCGAGCCCAAGACCGCAAAAACAGCCATATCGGCTACGTCCAAAACCAAAGCGAAGAAAGCGCCCATGCGCGAAGCCGCCGCAACGGGAGCGCCGAGCGAGGAATAAGCCATGTCTAAAAAGGGTGAATTGAAACGTGAGATCGCCGATCTGGAAGACGAACTCGAAGCGCTCGAACAGAAACGTATGCGCTCTCTTGCCGCGCTCATGACGGCGGTCGTAAAGCATACCGAGCCCGATAGGGCGGACTTGGATTTCTTCCAAACGTTTACCGATCTTATCGACGCGTCGCGCAGTAGGCTTAGGCAAATGAAAAAAGAGCTCGAAGAGCTCAACAACAAATAGTTACTTCTTTATATCTTGTTTTTACTCGGGTGATCGATTTTTCACCCGAGTATTTTTATTGCGTGATTTATTGCTAACGTAGTTCTTTATTCGTTTTGCTGATCGTCGGTCGAGGCGGCGGCTTCGGCTTGCGGCTCGATCGATATTTCTGCTTGCGGTTTTACGAGTACCTTTTTACGTATTGCCAGGAACGCGTAATACAGCCCGTTATACGTCCAGAACATTGCCACGTAAAAGAGATAGAGGAGCAGAACGTAGACCATGTTCATATCCCATTTCCATATTCGTAGGGCCAGTACGGGCAGATCGAACGCAAGCGGGTTTACTTGCGTAAACGCATAGTTGGGCAGGTTGAAATCGCCGTTGCCGTTGTTAAAGTGTAGCGCGTAGCCGTTATAAGTATAGCCTTCGAGGAAGGACGATACCAGCCCGCTCGCAACCGTTGCGAGAACTATCACGGTAAAGTAGTAGACGAGGGGAATAATGCAGTCTTTTATTCTGAACCTGTACTGACCGAGCGCGGCGGGCAGTACGCTCAGCGCGAACAGCAGACAGTGCGTCGTGCAGAAGAATAGTATGGAGTAGCTGAAAATTATTCCGTAGTTGGACATTGCGTCGTCGCCGAAGTAAATAAACACAGACAGCGCGCCCACCGCGTGGACGAAGAACGATATAGCGTACAGCACGCGTTTTCTCGTGAATATCGATAAGCTTGCCGTGTACACGCCGATATTGCATATAAACAGCGGCACTGCGGAAAAAACGTAGCGGTACACGTTGTAGCCGTCGCCGAGAAGCACCGAGTCTTTGCTGTGGTATTGTATCAAAAGAACTATCGCAATGGCGGCAAGGAAATCTTGTTTATTACGGGCGGACTTGTTGCGCAGAAAGTAATACTGCGCCACGGCGAAGCCGCCGAGAACGATCAATGCGAGCGCGTGCCACAGCGTAAAGTTTTTGAACCACAAAAAGTGATTGCGCCCGAAGTTATTTATTTCGAAGAAGTTTTCGAACAGGTTAAGCGGCATACACGCTATTACGGCGAACGGAAGGTAAATAAAGCTCTTGGCGTTCACCTTGTAGCCGTCGCGTAAAAACAGCCCTACGCACACGACGAGGTAGAGCGCGTTGGAGATAAAGAAAAGAGTTATATTGAGTGGTTTGGGTATGAACTCGTTTATGCTCGCAAAGCATAGATCGGCGGGCGTGCTGTTCTCGGTTATCGAGGTCGCGTCGAAAAAGTCGCCGAACGTAAAGCACGATATTATTACGAATATCGGCAGAACGTATTTAGCTATATCGGCGCAGCATTTCTTGCGGTAGTACACAGCAAGCGGAAGGAGCAAAAGCCCCGCTTTCTTTATCCACTGGCTGAATACGAATATAAACCCGTACTTGGAAATTCTGTTGAATATGTAATAGTCTGACACGGTGAAAGAAAGTATAAGCGAAACCGCCAAAAGCAGTCCCGTACAAATTTTCAAACCGAGTTCGATTTGCCTTAGGGATTTCATTATACGTACAGTATAGTTTTTTGCTCGGTGTTTGTCAACCTATCGATGGGTATTGACAGATCGCGGGCATTGTGGTAAAATATATTCGTCAAAATTCGATATTAAATCTTTAATGAGGGAAATATGGACGAAGTGCGTATTATAGAGGTCAAGCGTAGCGTGTTCGAGGATAACGACCGCGACGCGGATAGGCTCAGAGCGGAGCTCAAAGATAAGGGCGTGTTCCTGCTCAATCTCATGTCGTCGCCGGGCAGCGGCAAAACGACTACGCTTATCAAGACGATCAACGAGCTTAAAGATAAGCTCAAAATTGCCGTTATGGAAGCGGATATAGACAGCGACGTCGACGCGAAAAAGATAATAAGCGGCACGGGCGTGCAGTCCATTCAGCTGCACACGGGCGGAATGTGCCACCTGGACGCCGACATGACCCGTCAGGGTATTTCTCAGCTCGACACGTCGTCAGTCGATTTGGTTATATTGGAGAACGTAGGCAATCTCGTTTGTCCCGCCGAGTTCGACACGGGCGCGACCAAGAACTGCATGATCTTGTCAGTGCCCGAGGGCGACGACAAGCCGCTCAAATATCCGCTCATGTTCTCTATATGCGACCTCGTGCTTATAAATAAGATAGACGTCGCGCCGTACTTCGATTTCGATATCGAAAAGTGCAAAAAGCATATCGCCGAGCGCAACCCCAACGCCAAGGTCATCCCCATCTGCGCCAAAACGGGCGAGGGGATAGACAAGTTTGCCGAGTGGTTGCTAAATCAAATTAAGGTTCATAAGGAAGGTAAATAGCCATGCCCGAAATGAGTAATAAATTTATTCCCGCGCACATGACCGACCGCGAGCCCAACCCTAAGCTTTTAAAGTTCGTTCGCAAGGTGACGGACAGACTCCCCGGAAAGCTTAAAGGCATAAAGACCCAGGACCCCGAGTATTGGGGATTTGCGTGCATATTCGAGGACGAGATGACGGCGGACGAACGCGACAACTCGCTCGATCTCTTGCTCAAAATGAAGGTGCGGCAAAAGTACCCGTACACTAAGCTAAAAGCCATGTCGGGTTATCCCGACGAGGTTTTTGACGCGATCGTCGACAAGCTGTCCGTTTTGGGCATGCTCGAATACGACTACGGCGATAAGTACACCAAGGACGGGCCTATTTCCGGCACGACCTACGAAAAAGAGGATAGGCATTATTGGGTGCCGCTGTTCGTGCCGGGCTCCGCTGAGTACACGAACATGAACACCGCGCTCATGGATCGTCATCCCGAGCTCGCTATGTTCTTCGAGCGCATGACCTTCCTTCCGCTCGAACACGTTACCGCAATGGTGCCCGCCGGCGGCGCAGGCATAGGCATGCACGTTATCCCAGTCGAGAAAGCTATCGAAATGGAAAACACGACGATGGATATCGAGCATATTTCGTACTGGCTCAAAAAGTACGAGGGGCATATCGGCGCGTCCATTTGCTCGTGCCGTTACGGGCGCAAACAGCTCGACGAGGGCTGCGCCGACGATTACCGCGATTGGTGCATAGGCGTGGGCGATATGGCGGACTACTGCCGCGAAACGGGCAGGGGACGCGATATCACGTACGACGAAGCTATGGAGATATTAAAGCGCGCCGAGGATAACGGGTTCGTGCATCAGGTTACGAACATTGACGGCGAGAATAAGATCTTCGCTATCTGCAACTGTAACGTTAAGATATGCAACGCATTAAGGACCTCGCAGCTTTTCAATACGCCCAATTTATCGGCTTCGGCGTACCGCGCGCACGTGGATAAGGATAAATGCGTGGCGTGCGGCGCGTGCGTGGAGACCTGTCCCGCGGGTGCGCTCAAACTCGGTCAAAAGCTTTGCCGCGCCGACGGCAGCGAGGTCAAGTATCCCAAGCAGCCGCTCCCCGACAAGCTCAAATGGGGCAAGCATATGTGGGACGAGGACTACCGCGACAAGAACCGCATTAACTGTCGCGACAGCGGCACCTCGCCGTGCAAGACGGCGTGCCCCGCGCATATAGCCGTTCAGGCGTATCTCAAAAAAGCGGCGCAGGGCAAGTACCGCGAAGCGCTCGCCATCATCAAGAAAGAAAATCCGTTCCCCGCGATTTGCGGCAGGGTGTGCAACCGCCGTTGCGAGGACGCGTGCACGCGCGGTAATATCGACGGCGCGGTCGCAATCGACGCCGTTAAGAAGTTCGTCGCCGAGCAGGACCTGCACGCCGAGAACCGCTACGTTCCCGATATCGTCGTCGCGTCCAATATGGGCAGGTGGCAGGAAAAGATCGCCGTTATCGGCGGCGGACCTGCGGGCTTGTCGTGCGCGTACTATCTTGCGCAAATGGGCTATTATCCCACGGTGTTCGAAAAGAACGAGCGCGCGGGCGGTATGCTGACTTACGGTATCCCGTCGTATAAATTGGAGAAAAACGTCATCGACGCCGAAATCGAAATCATGAAGGAAATGGGCGTTGAAATCAAGCTCGGCGTGGAAGTCGGCAAGGATATAACACTCCAAGAGCTCAGAAACGAGGGCTACAAGGCGTTTTACATAGCGATAGGCTGTCAGGGCGGCAAGCTTCCCAACGTCCCCGGCGAGACGGCGGACGGCGTGACGACGGCGGTCGAATATCTCAAAACCGCCAACACGGGCGGCAGGAAAACGCGCGGCAAGGTCGTTGTCGTGGGCGGCGGTAACGTCGCTATCGACGCGGCGCGCGTAGCGGCGAGGAGCGGCGCCGACAATGTGACAATGCTGTGCTTGGAGAGCGAGGACATAATGCCCGCTAGCAAAGAGGAGATTGCCGAGGCTCGCGCCGATGACGTTGAAATCATGTGCGGCTACGGACCGAAAGAGGTAATCGCCGAGCACGGGAAAGCGAAAGCAGTAGCCTTCAAAAAATGCACGCGAGTGTACGACGAGAACGGCAGGTTCGCACCCGAATACGACGAGAACGAGATAATCACAGTCGACGCGGATACCGTTATATTCGCTATCGGTCAGGCGGTCGTTTGGGGCGATTTGTTAAAGGATAGCGACGTCGAGCTCGGTCGCGGCGGTTATCCGCTCGCCGATAAGCTTACCTACCAAACGGCGCAAGCCGACGTATTCGTGGGCGGCGACGTGTTCACCGGACCCAAGTTCGCTATCGACGCTATCGCGCAGGGGCACGAGGCGGCGGAGAGCTTGCATAGGTTCGT encodes the following:
- a CDS encoding leucine-rich repeat domain-containing protein, yielding MTHLKKKYTILVGALIILVCLLISVFSLCVKKEESASADIVTFDSATNGLDISGTTLNGLSDKSFIDPFHLVIPKEIRIIPAGAFKGTNVVSIKYEAGRSSDAYLRIGEASSTAAGAFADCISLQTVDLPDSTNESGRVGANTFNGCTALKSVTVPTAAYSVWYNTYKGCSALETVTFRDTYTVKRNIYDSAFSGCSSLINIDTSKVVLINANAFYNCRMLTHLDLSGLTSNAGSNAFSGCVRLVDVKLSTNANVTNKTAGGLSYLLNTYTDGNGSKLVKIPREVNGEVVSNYVFCQKTNTTGAKTSFLASSYDNSSSAAVDPPNQNVSTGFGVTCTNGNWYLVGYEGDGTNNDESYDVSKPMNFPTLDELRTATGDSSITKYDINNYAFYMIHAQNVKIPDFVEIVGNNAFNTSAMQVADLSGASKLITAGYFGFANNTGVVVYLPDRVNNNKHNTDDVIWMGRGCVNGVPSLIVMPNYKSYDALRQSMHSYLGSFVDVLTYYVPIELHYTGADGGVETEYRLWNKTYTYVEQEGSRLWEYNTAKTIPVQKGYSSSVWYSAYNAQTGVYSGKVTESGLNTLLSNSVPSNYTIHLYAHTENKPNGSSPDDDSVIETTPYMFDSDESYGLTVSEINRLLAAHAGSGVSMTDKMSAEITFYANAAGVPFSTDLPSTIRNAGTYELTIQLNPAYGAWEKPAVITVMIAQQEIVLSDYDNHKFQLTSGVNLRDGRLWLDADKTPHQEQFDKTDPSIVRTPIDVENAYVRYNNAEQKIELVNVLEENGVPVFNVISNDTETTAERKAYTTTFSLSLTYDGKDGTHYDFSNNYCFVSNRDNEDDPDLNRRGVALFPAGSSAFITKVWYIVDVDNYFAMPLSEGQALPDSYEVASWVYGLGNTVLPKVLYGAAENISFTLRYTNAEYGKDGIAVTPVDGTYTDDKSTLSKALVHESYSEFADYINASMPVGRYELVLFFPDVYTHNVDGSCVYDEPSGDDISNYTKHDEIYTVYYFDVTTAPLSDSRVTEKVEAIKSGLTETEITFEYDGESKFLDQTNTTLVTALTDLNVTKTRAGEWAKSVYDDCFGGFGITYNLEKAQNNYYAAADKCDVTPVDPGRYIVYYQLSAKNWQSLVNPNSDDAGSANYRRNYYFNVIIEKSVEVPTVASVTYTGNSVSPLITYHDNSVALSVVWDADDDYVEGGAHYVTFRLADYPYYYWAQDDNANIQITNAEARVKFIISAIANDWALQPVINGWTYGSAENVIAAKSYYGNSEIKFTYYKGIPDGTLGEYTVPAGATGYATFEALKNANKTDGKLNADNYYVLAKVAGTSDYTELSFVCTFAVAKNTKSAPVLAEATYNGGAQKVCLSGTAVELADTDDYTVSYASDIKYAGQYDVTFTLKDKINYKWSGAAADDGVYTAKFIVKSAQNGWVQSPSVISWQWNQYDRAVNLFSAVPAYFQKSSGVTVAQQAVTWFIYSDANGQNLVNKTYTDTESNTSYNLKDGFTLVAENGKWVVPAWVEQLLNELDAQTWYLRAVVEGGYDENNTADTRMNYDFGGLGGADTTPVPFVIIVAANSWEKSSNVYGWSYGDYKNGTSITLAEPRYGNKADGSAVTYYIRNNTSDTVLFSFNLDADGLVKQADLTKLNNLSAGNYRVTVYVAAAANKYGALSVSYPFVIDKAANAVSAQITGWKYGEYADSKVAISYNGESAKFTLFNSNSVKEGEYATVADLKAKLASLDSGTYSVEISVTGGANYVSTTTPVTVVFKIEGGVNSFVNGTPIIKVGGNSVTSFGYTGNTDGVSLDHTVTHGNDSAAFTVWYYKANLVGGVYVKSDTPLAASGMPTAVGAYYVVVKCSGVTNYEDLEGELFFEITKVDNVWTENGAPAVGGGLIYGDNGSFTWTAPSSVLGGETVVTIDGTAVDKDSVLSKLQALGAGNHTVEVEVKGTANFNALIKTINFTVNKADNVWVKAPEIVTADGKNGWAWGAYKPDTIKTAFTVYDARFENAEVSYVISSTGGDAYSLTSLASANVGNYTLTVTAKETNNYKSLTATVDFQIFKASNDWVSIPSKTKTYSWDYGDTIDVETKFGAVAAKYGVVAVSYRKSGSAVVYNDLPTAVGNYEIVYKVVGTTNYDGIIESVPFEIKGTKLTAWTVGYGVSSYWAWNGYDKNTNVFKGVPASGGKVEYAVYDADNKTELIGKFKLDENGFVSDAIETKLKALEAGKYTLRVYVSEKEGYGAFEEKTEIEVALAENSWTVSPTVVPWVVGAWSAGDGSTGSVGNVPQAMAKYGDVEIVIKKINTDGTLSEPYYKATHKQDGSVKEDINLFDGSTDLNFAGAYRLIATVATVDGKYAGKDGALFTESVEFQVFASSVDIPANYWRTLPAIDNWTAGDKASVPQGAPLRDDKANPTLSFTYFSLKYDATARKWVVDKQVALDKITEAGRYRMVVEVYPEQTTHRDHLRAEIDFNVDQRVNNWTVSPSIADFFLSDGPSAPLYETVEKSEVTVLYKRKDAANSTAVAEMPNEPGEYTMVVTAKAAHCEDLYAEYDFKVLVSTNEWLELPTIENYSEEFGPVAPVGASKYGEIVYTWYTADGTPLDECPTKEGEYIMVATVELYGFETLTAEYAFTVTPAFDKTFVIIDIVLGVIAFIGIIVLIVIGVKKKRLLR